One window of the Archangium primigenium genome contains the following:
- a CDS encoding AAA family ATPase: MIRQVHFENFRCLRDVTLTLEPLTVLVGPNSSGKTSVLEGLETLGRRFVDPWDFWLQEPVRPLRIAARLDSGAPFSVQSDHLVNGQYQLVSSSTLMDGVIQSLQLDLAALRQENVLANAPRLTRTGDNLTNVFASVTRSQQAMMAAELCRLVPMFKDVDLLPTDKGRHRLRFQDRWNPDFWAEPNAVSDGTMLLLAFIALQFQRQPVNLITIEDPERALHPYLLDELIQMLRKMTTGEIGRKPVQVVLATHSAELLEYVRPEEVRFLTRSPEDGSVQVNQAATGSENWRRVYEEYKRSLGSIWLSGGMGGVPGE, encoded by the coding sequence GTGATTCGCCAAGTCCACTTCGAGAACTTCCGCTGCCTGCGGGACGTGACGCTGACGTTGGAGCCCCTGACGGTGCTCGTGGGGCCCAACTCGTCCGGCAAGACCTCGGTCTTGGAAGGGCTGGAGACCCTTGGACGGCGGTTCGTGGATCCCTGGGACTTCTGGCTGCAGGAGCCTGTTCGACCCCTCCGAATCGCCGCTCGGCTCGATTCAGGAGCACCTTTCAGCGTCCAATCGGACCACCTGGTCAACGGCCAATACCAGCTCGTGTCGTCGTCCACACTGATGGACGGTGTCATCCAATCGCTTCAGTTGGACCTCGCGGCGCTCCGCCAGGAGAACGTTCTCGCGAATGCGCCGCGATTGACTCGCACTGGAGACAATCTCACCAACGTCTTCGCTTCCGTGACGCGCTCACAGCAGGCGATGATGGCCGCGGAGTTGTGTCGGCTCGTTCCCATGTTCAAGGACGTGGACCTCCTGCCCACCGACAAAGGACGGCACCGTCTGCGTTTTCAAGACCGGTGGAATCCTGACTTCTGGGCCGAGCCCAATGCGGTCTCCGATGGAACGATGCTCCTGCTTGCCTTCATCGCGCTCCAATTCCAACGACAGCCGGTGAATTTGATCACGATTGAGGATCCCGAGCGGGCCCTGCATCCCTATCTCCTCGATGAATTGATTCAAATGCTGCGCAAGATGACCACGGGTGAGATCGGTCGGAAACCCGTGCAGGTCGTCCTCGCGACCCACTCCGCCGAATTGCTCGAGTACGTGCGCCCCGAGGAGGTTCGCTTCCTCACCCGCTCTCCGGAAGATGGCTCGGTCCAGGTGAACCAGGCCGCCACGGGCAGCGAGAACTGGCGGCGGGTCTACGAGGAGTACAAGCGCTCCCTCGGAAGCATCTGGCTGTCGGGCGGTATGGGCGGCGTTCCGGGGGAGTGA
- a CDS encoding DUF4276 family protein, with protein MLRVVVYAEGAGELTGRDKSRQRRPGTPFTGEELGSAHLLMRRCLEHTHDIATERIQFEEPLRLRARLPNGSDLQTERYLRQLLSWADEEFQPDLVIVLVDKDKDEAREARLKSYIQDLPVAALVSVAVQEFEAWLIADPQALKTVLRAPVSLPKPPEQLGRRQAKQLLQEWSEQHASKHEPAEIRRQLAETCDLETLRQQCPAFAGFLQRLQALALD; from the coding sequence ATGCTTCGCGTCGTCGTCTACGCAGAGGGGGCCGGTGAACTCACCGGACGGGACAAGAGCCGACAGCGCCGTCCCGGGACTCCCTTCACGGGTGAGGAACTTGGCTCGGCCCACCTGCTCATGCGCCGATGCCTTGAACACACACATGACATTGCTACCGAGCGCATCCAGTTCGAGGAGCCCTTGCGCCTGCGGGCCAGACTTCCCAACGGGAGTGACCTGCAAACTGAACGATACCTGCGCCAGCTGCTCTCCTGGGCCGACGAAGAGTTCCAGCCCGATCTCGTGATCGTCCTCGTCGACAAGGACAAGGATGAGGCTCGAGAGGCGAGGCTGAAGTCGTACATTCAGGATCTGCCCGTTGCAGCACTCGTCTCCGTCGCGGTCCAGGAATTCGAGGCGTGGCTCATCGCGGATCCTCAGGCGCTGAAGACCGTCCTGCGCGCGCCTGTCTCCCTACCCAAGCCGCCGGAGCAGTTGGGAAGGCGTCAAGCCAAGCAATTGCTCCAGGAGTGGAGCGAGCAACACGCCAGCAAGCACGAGCCGGCGGAGATCCGCCGCCAGCTCGCGGAGACGTGTGACCTGGAGACCCTCCGCCAGCAGTGTCCCGCGTTCGCGGGCTTCCTCCAGCGGCTCCAGGCCCTCGCGCTCGACTGA
- a CDS encoding MBL fold metallo-hydrolase, with protein MRIHHLNCVTMCPPGGRWMDGRSHGKGLSASLVCHCLLIETERGLVLVDTGFGLGDVRDPRPRLSSFFLQLNRPQLHEEMTAIRQVERLGFKPEDVRHILLTHLDFDHAGGLDDFPDADVHVMLDEVEAAAAQRTWLDRQRFRPRQWRTQPHWVTYPTPTGGERWYGFDAVRELKGLPPEILLVPLVGHTLGHAGIAIQRPEGWLLHAGDAYFHHEEMNPDHPSCTPGLWAYQELMQKDGRMRRHNQERLRELVRVHDRDVQVFCAHDATEFERLEQESRADEPHALRGLGSVQDVEPTLPTLH; from the coding sequence ATGCGCATCCACCACCTCAACTGCGTGACCATGTGTCCACCCGGCGGCCGGTGGATGGACGGCCGCTCGCATGGCAAGGGCCTGTCCGCCTCCCTGGTGTGCCACTGCCTGCTCATCGAGACCGAGCGGGGCCTGGTGCTCGTGGACACGGGCTTCGGCCTGGGGGACGTGCGCGACCCCCGGCCCCGGCTCAGCTCCTTCTTCCTCCAGCTCAACCGGCCCCAGCTCCACGAGGAGATGACGGCCATCCGGCAGGTGGAGCGGCTGGGCTTCAAGCCCGAGGACGTGCGCCACATCCTGCTCACGCACCTGGACTTCGATCACGCCGGCGGCCTGGATGACTTCCCGGACGCCGACGTGCACGTGATGCTGGACGAGGTGGAGGCCGCCGCGGCGCAGCGCACGTGGCTGGATCGGCAGCGCTTCCGGCCCCGGCAGTGGCGCACCCAGCCGCACTGGGTGACCTACCCCACGCCGACCGGGGGCGAGCGCTGGTACGGCTTCGATGCGGTGCGCGAGCTCAAGGGGCTGCCGCCGGAGATCCTCCTGGTGCCGCTGGTGGGACACACGCTGGGGCACGCGGGCATCGCCATCCAGCGGCCCGAGGGGTGGCTGCTGCACGCGGGCGACGCGTACTTCCACCACGAGGAGATGAACCCGGACCATCCCTCGTGCACGCCGGGCCTGTGGGCGTACCAGGAGCTGATGCAGAAGGACGGGCGGATGCGGCGGCACAACCAGGAGCGGCTGCGCGAGCTCGTGCGGGTGCACGACCGGGACGTTCAGGTGTTCTGCGCCCACGACGCCACGGAGTTCGAGCGCCTGGAGCAGGAGTCTCGCGCGGACGAGCCCCATGCCCTGCGCGGCCTGGGCTCGGTCCAGGACGTGGAGCCCACCCTGCCTACCCTGCATTGA